In Niallia sp. FSL W8-0635, one genomic interval encodes:
- a CDS encoding dihydrolipoamide acetyltransferase family protein — translation MPIEKITMPKLGESVTEGTISNWIVAVGDVVNKYDPLAEVMTDKVNAEIPSSFSGTIKELIAEEGQTLEVGEVICTIEVTGGSLQEDTTMSGEPVKKEPTSHQADTSQKSRYSPAVLRLSQEAGIDLALLTGTGAGGRITRKDVQKAINEGTPQVKVEEKVTVNVPIETTPLKETSVHSNSHQTKAGDKEVPITGVRKAIASNMVKSKHEIPHAWTMIEVDVTKLVQYRNKVKDSFKQEEGYNLTFFAFFVKAVARALKEFPEINSTWAGDKIIQKKEINISIAVATEGALFVPVIKNADEKSIKGIAREITELANKARTGKLAIDEMQDGTFTVNNTGSFGSIQSMGIINHPQAAILQVESIVKRPVIKDNMIAISDMVNLCMSLDHRVLDGLVCGRFLQRIKQILETTSEETTPIY, via the coding sequence ATGCCGATTGAAAAAATTACGATGCCCAAACTAGGAGAAAGTGTAACAGAAGGAACAATAAGCAATTGGATTGTTGCTGTTGGCGATGTAGTTAATAAATATGATCCACTTGCTGAAGTGATGACTGATAAAGTAAATGCAGAAATTCCTTCCTCTTTTTCGGGTACAATAAAAGAACTTATAGCAGAAGAAGGCCAGACACTTGAGGTTGGTGAAGTGATTTGTACCATTGAAGTAACAGGGGGTAGCTTGCAGGAAGATACCACTATGAGTGGAGAACCAGTAAAAAAAGAACCTACTTCTCATCAAGCTGATACTAGCCAAAAATCAAGGTATTCACCAGCTGTATTACGATTATCTCAGGAAGCTGGAATTGATTTAGCTCTTTTAACTGGAACAGGTGCCGGTGGAAGAATTACGAGAAAAGATGTACAAAAAGCAATAAACGAAGGAACTCCACAGGTAAAAGTGGAAGAGAAAGTGACGGTAAATGTCCCAATTGAGACAACTCCTCTTAAAGAAACCAGTGTACATAGTAACAGCCATCAAACTAAAGCTGGAGACAAGGAAGTTCCAATTACTGGGGTTAGAAAAGCAATTGCAAGCAATATGGTGAAGAGTAAGCATGAAATTCCTCATGCTTGGACAATGATTGAAGTGGACGTAACGAAGCTTGTTCAATATAGAAACAAAGTGAAAGATTCCTTTAAGCAGGAAGAGGGCTATAATTTAACGTTCTTTGCTTTTTTTGTGAAAGCAGTTGCCCGAGCATTAAAAGAGTTTCCAGAAATTAATTCAACTTGGGCTGGAGATAAAATAATACAGAAAAAAGAGATTAATATTTCTATTGCTGTAGCAACAGAGGGTGCACTTTTTGTACCTGTTATCAAGAATGCTGACGAAAAATCAATTAAAGGAATAGCAAGAGAAATTACAGAGCTTGCAAACAAAGCGCGAACAGGTAAATTAGCAATTGATGAAATGCAAGATGGAACATTTACTGTTAATAACACTGGATCATTTGGTTCCATTCAATCAATGGGGATTATCAACCATCCGCAAGCTGCTATTCTTCAAGTGGAATCAATCGTTAAAAGACCAGTTATTAAAGATAATATGATTGCTATTTCAGATATGGTGAATTTATGTATGTCTCTTGATCATCGAGTACTGGATGGACTTGTTTGTGGAAGGTTCTTGCAAAGAATTAAGCAAATACTAGAGACTACATCAGAAGAAACAACGCCAATCTATTAA
- a CDS encoding amino acid ABC transporter ATP-binding protein, with product MINVENLHKSYGSLQVLKGINTQVEKGEVVTIIGPSGSGKSTFLRCINLLEVPTEGKVIIDGTDITDKNTNIKKIRENVGMVFQHFHLFPHKTVLQNVTYAPIKVKGLSKSEAEKMGKELLTKVGLSDKANVYPSRLSGGQKQRVAIARALAMNPEVILFDEPTSALDPEMVKEVLEVMKSLANTGITMLIVTHEMGFAREAANRVLFLDGGVVVEDAPPAEFFTNPKTERAKEFLEKML from the coding sequence GTGATTAATGTTGAAAATTTGCATAAATCCTATGGCTCCCTTCAAGTTTTAAAAGGGATTAATACACAGGTAGAAAAAGGGGAAGTTGTGACCATTATTGGTCCATCTGGTTCAGGGAAATCTACTTTTCTTCGCTGTATTAACTTGCTTGAAGTGCCTACAGAAGGAAAAGTAATCATTGATGGCACCGATATTACGGATAAAAATACAAACATAAAAAAAATTAGAGAAAACGTTGGGATGGTATTTCAGCATTTTCATCTTTTTCCACATAAGACTGTATTGCAAAATGTTACGTATGCACCAATAAAGGTAAAGGGTCTAAGCAAAAGTGAAGCCGAAAAAATGGGCAAAGAGCTTTTGACTAAAGTTGGACTTTCTGATAAGGCGAATGTATATCCGAGTCGATTATCTGGCGGTCAAAAGCAAAGGGTCGCAATTGCTCGTGCCCTTGCAATGAATCCAGAAGTAATCCTATTTGATGAGCCAACATCAGCTTTGGATCCTGAAATGGTAAAAGAAGTGCTTGAAGTAATGAAATCACTTGCTAATACTGGAATTACTATGCTTATAGTTACACATGAAATGGGCTTCGCTAGAGAAGCGGCAAACAGAGTTCTTTTCCTAGATGGTGGAGTTGTAGTAGAAGATGCCCCACCAGCAGAGTTTTTTACCAATCCTAAAACAGAACGTGCAAAAGAGTTTTTGGAGAAAATGCTTTAA
- a CDS encoding alpha-ketoacid dehydrogenase subunit beta, protein MPVISYIDAVTQAIREEMEKDDKVFILGEDVGVKGGVFKATTGLYEQFGAERVIDAPLAESAIAGVGIGAAMYGLKPIAEMQFADFIMPAVNQIVSEAAKVRYRSNNDWTCPIVIRAPYGGGIHGALYHSQSVEAMFANTPGLKIVMPSTPYDVKGLLKAAIQDPDPVLFFEHKRAYRLIKGFVPEEDYVLPIGKADVKREGEDITVITYGLCVHFALQAAEKLAEDGISAHILDLRTVYPLDKEAIIEAASKTGKVLLITEDNKEGSIISEVAAIIAENCLFDLDAPIMRLAGEDVPAMPYAPTMEKFFLVTPEKVETEMRKLAEF, encoded by the coding sequence ATGCCAGTAATATCTTATATAGATGCAGTAACTCAAGCAATTCGCGAAGAAATGGAAAAAGATGATAAAGTATTTATCCTTGGAGAAGATGTTGGAGTGAAAGGCGGCGTTTTTAAAGCGACAACAGGCCTTTATGAACAATTTGGTGCTGAACGAGTAATCGATGCCCCACTAGCAGAATCTGCCATAGCAGGTGTAGGAATTGGTGCAGCAATGTATGGTTTAAAGCCTATTGCAGAAATGCAATTTGCAGATTTCATTATGCCTGCTGTTAATCAAATTGTATCAGAAGCAGCAAAAGTTCGATATCGTTCGAATAATGACTGGACGTGTCCCATTGTTATTCGCGCTCCTTATGGCGGGGGGATTCATGGAGCACTTTACCATTCTCAATCTGTAGAGGCAATGTTTGCGAATACACCGGGTTTAAAAATTGTCATGCCATCAACACCTTATGATGTAAAAGGGTTATTAAAAGCAGCCATTCAAGATCCTGATCCTGTTTTATTCTTTGAACATAAACGTGCCTATCGATTAATTAAGGGGTTTGTTCCAGAAGAGGATTATGTGTTGCCAATCGGTAAAGCAGATGTAAAGCGAGAGGGCGAAGATATTACCGTTATTACATACGGATTATGTGTTCATTTTGCCTTGCAAGCTGCTGAAAAATTAGCAGAGGATGGTATTTCAGCACATATATTAGATTTACGTACCGTTTATCCTCTCGATAAAGAAGCCATTATTGAAGCTGCATCGAAAACGGGAAAGGTTCTACTGATAACAGAGGATAATAAAGAGGGCAGCATTATTAGTGAAGTGGCAGCGATTATTGCTGAAAACTGTTTATTCGATTTGGATGCACCCATTATGCGATTAGCGGGAGAAGATGTTCCGGCGATGCCATATGCGCCAACGATGGAAAAATTCTTCTTGGTTACGCCAGAAAAAGTAGAAACAGAAATGCGAAAGCTCGCAGAATTTTAA
- a CDS encoding transporter substrate-binding domain-containing protein: MKKLLALMLLSIVFILGACGTSTDENGSNSESGSSDKKVLTMGTSADYAPFEYIDTAKSDDIIGFDIDLANALGEKLGYDIQVKDMDFSGLISALQSGKVDLVLSGMSPTPDRAENVDFSDVYYTSKDLVITTKDSNIESVQDLEGKKVGVQLGSIQEDAAKEIAKTVKVTVENRDRIPQLIQEIKAGRFDAAIIEDVVATGYLNKEDTLTSFPAKEANQDAGSAIAFPKGSDLTEKFNAELKKMKDSGEIDELVVKWFDN; this comes from the coding sequence ATGAAAAAATTATTAGCATTAATGCTGTTGTCTATAGTGTTTATTTTAGGCGCATGTGGTACTTCTACTGATGAAAATGGTTCAAATAGTGAAAGTGGATCTTCTGATAAAAAGGTTCTTACAATGGGAACTTCTGCAGATTATGCACCATTTGAATATATCGATACAGCAAAAAGTGATGACATTATCGGTTTTGATATTGACTTAGCAAATGCATTAGGAGAAAAGCTTGGCTATGATATCCAAGTAAAAGATATGGACTTTAGTGGGTTAATTTCTGCTTTACAATCTGGAAAAGTAGATTTAGTTTTATCTGGTATGTCTCCAACACCAGATAGAGCGGAAAACGTTGATTTTAGTGATGTATATTACACGTCAAAAGATTTAGTAATTACAACAAAAGATAGTAATATTGAAAGTGTACAAGATCTTGAAGGGAAAAAAGTTGGTGTACAATTAGGTTCTATTCAAGAAGATGCAGCAAAGGAAATAGCTAAAACTGTAAAGGTTACTGTGGAAAACCGTGACCGTATTCCACAATTAATTCAAGAAATTAAAGCTGGGCGATTTGATGCAGCAATTATTGAAGATGTAGTTGCTACTGGCTATTTAAATAAAGAAGATACTTTAACATCTTTCCCTGCGAAAGAGGCTAATCAGGACGCTGGTTCTGCTATTGCTTTTCCAAAAGGTAGTGACTTAACAGAAAAATTCAATGCTGAATTAAAGAAAATGAAAGACAGCGGAGAAATTGACGAGCTAGTTGTAAAATGGTTTGATAACTAA
- a CDS encoding thiamine pyrophosphate-dependent dehydrogenase E1 component subunit alpha — protein sequence MVHNRHLEAGLTDDQVLEMYEQMLLARRIDERMWLLNRSGKIPFVISCQGQEAAQVGAAFAFDREKDYILPYYRDLGVVLAFGMTTKDIMLSGFAKAEDPNSGGRQMPGHFGQRKNRIVTGSSPVTTQVPHAVGVALAGKLEKKDFVTFVSFGEGSSNQGDFHEGANFAGVHKLPVIFFCENNKYAISIPIEKQLGCANVSDRAIGYGMPGVTVDGNDPIEVYRVTKEAVERARRGEGPTLIETICYRLTPHSSDDDDSTYRAKEEVTEAKAKDPLFTFKAYLISTGILTEELDQKLNNQIAKEINEATDYAEKAPYAQPEDTLKYVYGN from the coding sequence ATGGTCCATAACCGCCATTTAGAAGCTGGTTTAACAGATGATCAAGTATTAGAAATGTATGAGCAGATGCTCCTTGCAAGAAGAATTGATGAAAGAATGTGGTTATTAAATCGATCAGGAAAAATCCCATTTGTCATTTCCTGTCAAGGTCAAGAAGCGGCACAAGTGGGTGCAGCATTCGCATTTGACCGTGAAAAGGATTATATTCTACCATATTATCGTGATTTAGGAGTTGTGCTTGCTTTTGGAATGACCACAAAAGATATCATGCTTTCAGGCTTTGCAAAAGCAGAAGATCCGAACTCTGGGGGAAGACAAATGCCAGGACATTTCGGACAAAGGAAAAACCGAATTGTTACAGGTTCTTCTCCGGTTACTACACAAGTACCCCATGCAGTGGGGGTTGCATTAGCAGGTAAATTGGAGAAGAAAGATTTCGTGACGTTTGTAAGCTTTGGTGAAGGCTCTTCAAACCAAGGAGATTTCCATGAAGGAGCAAACTTTGCTGGTGTGCATAAACTACCTGTTATTTTCTTCTGTGAAAATAATAAATATGCTATTTCTATTCCAATTGAAAAGCAACTAGGTTGTGCAAATGTTTCCGATAGAGCAATTGGCTACGGCATGCCAGGGGTTACGGTGGATGGAAATGATCCGATTGAGGTATATCGAGTTACGAAAGAAGCAGTAGAAAGAGCAAGAAGAGGAGAAGGACCAACGCTAATTGAAACAATTTGCTATCGTTTAACTCCTCATTCTTCTGATGACGATGACAGTACTTATCGCGCAAAAGAAGAAGTGACAGAAGCAAAAGCAAAGGATCCTTTATTTACATTTAAAGCGTATTTAATTTCTACTGGTATATTAACAGAAGAATTGGATCAGAAACTAAATAACCAAATTGCAAAAGAAATTAATGAAGCGACAGATTATGCGGAAAAGGCGCCATATGCACAACCAGAAGATACATTGAAATATGTATACGGCAATTAA
- the lpdA gene encoding dihydrolipoyl dehydrogenase, producing MAKEYDLVILGGGTGGYVAAIRASQLGLKTAVVEKGKLGGTCLHNGCIPSKALLRSAEVYATTKKSDEFGIFTSDIRLDFSRVQERKSTIINQLHSGVQYLMKKGKIDVYEGNGRILGPSIFSPMPGTISVEMNNGEENEMILPKHVIIATGSRPKSLPGLQIDGTTVISSEEALQMEELPKSIIIVGGGVIGVEWASMLADFDVSVTILEYSDRLVPTEDKEISKELQRILKKKGIKIVTDAKVLAETLQKESSKVTIQAEKNGDIQTFEGEKLLVSVGRIGNVEGIGLENTEVAVVNNQIQTNQYYQTKESHIYAIGDCIGGLQLAHVASNEGMIAVEHLAGENPSPLDYKTVSKCIYTSPEIASVGYTEEEAIALGHTIKKGKFPFKAIGKALIYGEQDGFVKIITDQESDDLLGVHIIGAHATDLIAEAALAKVLDATAWEIANTIHPHPTLTEAIGEAALAVDGIAIHG from the coding sequence ATGGCAAAAGAGTATGATCTTGTCATTCTAGGCGGTGGAACAGGCGGATATGTAGCAGCGATTCGCGCCTCGCAATTAGGTTTAAAGACAGCAGTTGTAGAAAAAGGAAAATTAGGTGGTACTTGTTTACATAATGGTTGCATTCCGAGTAAAGCTTTATTAAGAAGTGCAGAAGTTTATGCGACCACGAAAAAAAGTGATGAGTTTGGGATTTTCACTTCAGATATACGATTGGATTTTAGCCGAGTGCAAGAAAGAAAATCAACTATCATAAATCAGCTTCATAGTGGTGTCCAATACTTAATGAAAAAAGGAAAAATCGATGTTTATGAAGGAAATGGAAGAATACTAGGGCCATCTATTTTCTCTCCCATGCCAGGAACTATTTCAGTTGAAATGAATAATGGAGAAGAAAATGAAATGATCCTACCTAAACATGTGATTATCGCAACAGGTTCAAGACCGAAAAGCTTACCAGGACTACAGATAGATGGTACGACTGTAATTAGTTCAGAGGAAGCGCTTCAAATGGAGGAGCTTCCTAAATCAATCATTATTGTTGGTGGCGGAGTGATAGGGGTTGAGTGGGCCTCTATGCTGGCAGATTTTGATGTAAGTGTAACAATCTTAGAATATAGTGATCGATTAGTACCGACAGAGGATAAGGAAATAAGTAAAGAATTACAAAGAATTTTGAAGAAAAAAGGGATAAAAATTGTAACAGATGCCAAGGTATTAGCGGAAACATTGCAAAAAGAATCTTCTAAAGTAACCATTCAAGCAGAAAAAAATGGAGATATTCAAACATTTGAAGGAGAAAAGCTGCTTGTATCAGTTGGAAGAATAGGTAATGTCGAAGGAATAGGTCTTGAAAATACCGAGGTTGCAGTTGTTAATAATCAGATTCAAACGAACCAATATTACCAAACAAAGGAATCACATATTTATGCAATTGGTGATTGTATAGGCGGATTACAGCTTGCACATGTTGCATCAAATGAAGGCATGATTGCCGTTGAACATCTAGCAGGGGAAAATCCTTCTCCTTTAGATTATAAAACAGTCTCCAAATGCATCTACACAAGTCCGGAAATAGCTAGTGTAGGCTATACAGAAGAAGAAGCAATTGCCTTAGGACATACGATTAAAAAAGGTAAATTTCCATTTAAAGCAATTGGAAAAGCGCTCATTTATGGCGAACAAGATGGATTTGTAAAAATAATTACGGACCAAGAATCAGATGATTTATTAGGCGTTCATATTATCGGTGCACATGCTACCGACTTAATAGCAGAAGCGGCGCTAGCAAAAGTACTTGATGCAACAGCGTGGGAAATCGCAAATACGATTCATCCGCACCCAACACTGACAGAAGCAATTGGAGAAGCAGCACTTGCAGTAGACGGTATAGCAATTCATGGTTAG
- a CDS encoding BrxA/BrxB family bacilliredoxin, with the protein MNIDFNLFMNDVVRQARQEIVDAGYQELTTKEAVDEALSQKGTTLVMVNSVCGCAGGIARPAAGYSLHYKKRPDQLVTVFAGQDKEATEQARSYFTGFPPSSPSFALMKDGELVKMVERHEIEGHDPMQVVEKLQNAFEEYCEEVK; encoded by the coding sequence ATGAATATTGATTTTAACTTATTCATGAATGATGTTGTCCGTCAAGCACGCCAGGAAATAGTAGATGCTGGGTATCAAGAATTAACGACAAAAGAAGCAGTAGATGAAGCATTATCCCAAAAAGGTACGACGCTAGTGATGGTGAATTCTGTATGTGGATGTGCAGGTGGAATTGCAAGACCGGCTGCTGGCTACTCATTACATTATAAAAAAAGACCAGATCAATTAGTAACTGTATTTGCAGGACAAGATAAAGAAGCAACAGAACAAGCACGTTCCTATTTTACTGGCTTTCCTCCTTCTTCTCCCTCATTTGCTTTAATGAAAGATGGGGAATTAGTGAAAATGGTAGAGCGCCATGAAATTGAAGGACATGATCCAATGCAAGTAGTAGAAAAACTACAGAATGCATTTGAAGAGTATTGTGAAGAAGTAAAATAA
- the buk gene encoding butyrate kinase, producing the protein MSKFRILVINPRSFVTEIALYENEVPIIVDDIHHNAEQLQDFPSIVSQYMYRSEEVLSYLVAKGINLSKLAAVCGRGGLLKPIDGGTYLVNTAMRNELLGQTRGEHPSNLGALIAYEIAKHFEIPSYIVDPVVVDEMDNIAKISGYPSITRKSVFHALNHKASGRRAAMELGKKYEEVHLIIAHLGEGITIGAHSKGRVIDVNNGLNGEGPFSIERSGTLPHGDLVDLCYSGAFNYEEMKRELLYHSGVMAYLDKSNRDSLELDKELKHIDNPNYPVFEALAYQIAKEIGSASTVLFGNVDAIILTGELAFSNLFVKLIMERVNWIADIMVYPGENERQSLAQGVLRVLRKEEIPKEYG; encoded by the coding sequence ATGAGTAAATTTCGGATATTGGTAATAAACCCAAGGTCATTTGTAACAGAAATTGCCCTCTATGAAAATGAGGTTCCAATTATAGTAGACGATATACACCATAATGCAGAACAACTGCAGGATTTCCCTTCTATTGTTTCTCAGTATATGTACCGATCAGAAGAAGTTCTTTCTTATTTGGTGGCAAAAGGAATTAATCTTTCAAAATTAGCGGCTGTTTGTGGAAGAGGCGGCTTGCTTAAGCCGATTGATGGTGGAACTTATCTTGTAAATACTGCTATGCGAAATGAATTACTTGGACAAACGAGAGGAGAACACCCTTCGAACTTGGGGGCTCTTATTGCCTATGAAATCGCTAAGCATTTCGAAATTCCTTCTTATATCGTAGATCCAGTTGTTGTAGATGAAATGGACAACATTGCCAAAATTTCTGGTTATCCAAGTATCACAAGAAAAAGTGTTTTTCATGCTCTTAATCATAAAGCGTCAGGAAGAAGAGCGGCAATGGAGCTTGGAAAAAAATATGAGGAAGTTCATTTAATAATTGCTCATCTTGGAGAAGGTATTACAATTGGTGCTCATTCGAAGGGCAGAGTAATAGATGTCAACAATGGATTAAATGGGGAGGGACCATTTAGCATCGAACGATCAGGTACACTACCTCATGGTGATTTAGTTGATTTATGTTATTCAGGAGCATTTAACTACGAAGAAATGAAGCGAGAATTACTATACCATTCTGGAGTAATGGCTTACCTTGATAAATCAAATAGAGATTCTTTGGAATTAGATAAAGAGTTGAAACATATTGACAACCCAAATTATCCGGTTTTTGAAGCTTTGGCCTATCAAATAGCAAAGGAAATTGGCAGTGCAAGCACCGTACTATTTGGAAATGTCGATGCGATTATCTTAACTGGCGAGCTGGCATTTAGTAACTTATTTGTAAAATTAATTATGGAACGTGTGAATTGGATTGCAGATATAATGGTATATCCAGGTGAAAACGAACGACAATCATTGGCACAGGGAGTATTAAGAGTATTACGCAAGGAAGAAATACCAAAAGAGTATGGATAA
- a CDS encoding amino acid ABC transporter permease — protein MGLDFQQFIPSLPYLLKGITVTLQIVVVAGIIGFILGIILSIFKLSKIPVLSWIAAIYTSVFRGTPLVLQLMIIYFGVPQLTGIQIEPAVAAILSFGLNSAAYISEIIRAGILAVDRGQKEAAMALGVSPRLAMFDLILPQALKNIFPALINEAVSLTKESAVVTVIGVTDIMRRAYIMGGEKYAYLEPMILAGLIYYVLVMILTTLAKAVERRMRRSD, from the coding sequence ATGGGCTTAGATTTCCAACAGTTTATTCCCTCCCTTCCTTATTTACTGAAGGGAATAACAGTGACACTACAGATTGTCGTTGTTGCAGGAATTATTGGTTTTATTTTAGGGATTATACTTTCAATTTTTAAACTAAGTAAGATTCCAGTGTTAAGCTGGATTGCTGCTATTTATACATCTGTATTCAGAGGGACACCTCTTGTTCTGCAATTAATGATCATCTATTTTGGTGTGCCGCAATTAACGGGGATTCAAATAGAACCAGCTGTTGCAGCAATTCTTTCCTTTGGATTAAATTCAGCTGCTTATATTTCTGAAATTATTCGCGCTGGAATTTTAGCGGTTGATCGTGGTCAAAAAGAGGCTGCTATGGCACTAGGTGTTTCACCTAGACTTGCAATGTTTGATTTGATTTTGCCACAGGCTTTGAAAAATATTTTCCCAGCGTTAATCAACGAAGCAGTTTCCTTAACGAAAGAGTCAGCAGTTGTTACTGTAATTGGTGTAACAGATATTATGCGTAGAGCCTATATTATGGGTGGAGAAAAATATGCATACTTGGAGCCAATGATTCTTGCAGGTCTAATCTACTATGTACTTGTTATGATATTAACAACATTGGCAAAGGCTGTTGAAAGGAGAATGAGAAGAAGTGATTAA
- a CDS encoding helix-turn-helix domain-containing protein yields the protein MINETIPSASYTLFDEMKEGIILVDNRGVICYFNKSAERMLQKQYHLQIDQHILSSIPNSGMMRVLHTKRKEEQKMFAISENDYLLISRYPIENKGNQVIGAVAVLQEASRKRDWMDEDNIQILLNLILQKSAEAYAVVDELGQIIMQNSSYEELLSILEQQNEISLIAKNREEVFQTRRDSEITINTDAVCLHIKSSPIIVDGILKGCLQIINNQSETIHVEKELRLTKTIIRRLEQSYQFEDFIYQSPFMKFAVEQAKLAATNRRVLFIRGEEGSGKFMLANAIHNYGENKFQLFKRIHPKRNREQLIMFLGNDSNDRGTVYLENITCLSMDEQALLLELIRSYGKEDKQYPFRLIVSSPIKLEKALIAGVFLEELYDELMKSNIYLPPLSERKEDIFPLAKYFLLELNKESGRCISEISIDAKKELEAYPYTANVQELKAILQLAVIKAQEEEMVLKSEHLVLPVKIKEKQIDLNNETDNDNQTLSEQVEKYEKVIIEKTLRKLDGNKTLTAKTLGLSVRNLYYKLDKYNLN from the coding sequence ATGATAAATGAAACTATACCGTCAGCCTCTTATACCCTTTTTGATGAAATGAAGGAAGGGATTATCCTAGTAGATAATCGTGGAGTCATCTGTTATTTCAACAAAAGTGCTGAAAGAATGTTACAAAAACAATATCACCTCCAAATAGATCAACATATATTATCCAGCATTCCCAACAGTGGGATGATGAGGGTGTTACATACTAAAAGAAAAGAAGAACAGAAAATGTTTGCAATTTCTGAAAATGATTATCTCCTAATTTCTCGTTACCCTATTGAAAATAAAGGGAATCAAGTGATTGGTGCAGTTGCGGTATTGCAGGAAGCTAGTCGTAAAAGAGATTGGATGGATGAAGATAATATTCAGATACTCCTGAATTTGATTTTGCAAAAAAGTGCAGAAGCTTATGCAGTGGTTGATGAACTTGGTCAAATTATTATGCAAAATTCATCATATGAGGAATTGCTTTCCATATTAGAACAGCAAAATGAAATTAGTTTAATTGCCAAGAACAGAGAAGAAGTCTTTCAAACGAGACGGGATTCTGAAATAACGATAAATACAGATGCTGTTTGTCTTCATATAAAAAGTTCACCAATTATAGTGGATGGAATATTAAAAGGCTGTCTGCAAATTATTAACAATCAATCGGAAACAATCCATGTCGAAAAAGAACTACGACTTACGAAAACGATTATACGTAGGTTGGAACAAAGCTATCAGTTTGAGGACTTTATTTATCAATCACCTTTCATGAAATTTGCAGTCGAGCAAGCAAAGCTAGCAGCCACTAATAGACGTGTCCTGTTTATTAGAGGGGAGGAAGGTTCGGGGAAGTTTATGCTTGCTAATGCCATTCATAATTATGGCGAAAATAAGTTTCAATTATTTAAACGTATCCATCCAAAAAGAAATCGAGAACAATTAATAATGTTTTTAGGCAATGACAGTAACGACAGAGGAACCGTTTACTTGGAAAATATCACTTGCTTATCAATGGATGAACAAGCTTTGCTTCTAGAATTAATTAGAAGCTATGGAAAAGAAGACAAACAATATCCTTTTCGACTTATTGTTTCATCTCCTATAAAGCTAGAAAAAGCATTAATTGCAGGTGTGTTTTTAGAAGAACTATATGATGAGCTAATGAAATCGAATATTTATTTACCCCCATTAAGTGAGCGAAAAGAGGATATTTTTCCATTAGCCAAATATTTTCTCTTGGAGCTAAACAAGGAAAGTGGAAGATGTATTAGCGAGATTTCAATAGATGCAAAAAAAGAACTAGAAGCATATCCTTACACAGCTAATGTGCAAGAATTAAAGGCCATTTTACAACTAGCTGTAATCAAAGCACAGGAAGAAGAAATGGTGCTTAAATCGGAGCATCTTGTCTTACCGGTAAAGATAAAAGAAAAACAAATAGACTTGAATAACGAAACGGATAATGATAATCAAACACTTTCGGAGCAAGTAGAAAAATACGAGAAAGTTATTATAGAAAAAACCTTGAGAAAGTTAGATGGGAACAAGACATTAACCGCTAAAACCTTAGGCCTCTCCGTTCGCAATTTATACTATAAATTGGATAAGTATAACTTAAATTAA